A single region of the Hyphomonas adhaerens MHS-3 genome encodes:
- a CDS encoding RusA family crossover junction endodeoxyribonuclease, with product MSADWVKSGKVQARITEDGALEVRCTGLTTQTKYYKTLLKEFFRKEFPPLRPGYGDYSVHIMMEYTGDPPWMDLDNLAKALLDSLTGNVFDDDHQVARLLVERRQAEREGIWLLAEAMG from the coding sequence TTGAGCGCGGACTGGGTCAAATCAGGGAAGGTTCAGGCGCGCATCACCGAGGATGGCGCGCTGGAAGTGCGTTGCACGGGCCTCACCACGCAGACGAAATACTACAAGACGCTGCTGAAGGAGTTCTTCCGCAAGGAATTTCCGCCGCTACGGCCCGGCTATGGCGATTATTCCGTCCACATCATGATGGAATATACCGGCGACCCGCCCTGGATGGACCTCGACAATCTCGCCAAGGCCTTGCTCGACAGCCTCACCGGCAATGTCTTCGACGACGACCATCAGGTCGCCCGCCTGCTGGTCGAACGCCGGCAGGCGGAACGCGAAGGCATCTGGCTGCTCGCCGAAGCGATGGGCTGA
- a CDS encoding S-(hydroxymethyl)glutathione dehydrogenase/class III alcohol dehydrogenase encodes MKTRAAVAFEAKKPLEIVELDLEGPKAGEVLVEIMATGICHTDAYTLDGLDSEGIFPSVLGHEGAGIVREVGAGVTSVQPGDHVIPLYTPECRQCKSCLSGKTNLCTAIRATQGKGLMPDGTTRFSYKGQPIYHYMGCSTFSNFTVLPEIAVAKIRTDAPFDKACYVGCGVTTGVGAVTNTAKVQVGDNVVVFGLGGIGLNVLQGAKMAGADKIIGVDINDSKKEWGEKFGMTHFVNPKNTKDVVAHLVELTDGGADYSFDCTGNTDVMRQALECCHRGWGTSIIIGVAEAGKEISTRPFQLVTGRNWRGTAFGGAKGRTDVPKIVDWYMNGKIQIDPMITHVMKLDKINDAFDLMHSGESIRSVVVYD; translated from the coding sequence ATGAAAACCCGCGCCGCTGTCGCCTTCGAAGCCAAGAAACCGCTCGAAATCGTCGAACTCGATCTGGAGGGCCCGAAGGCCGGCGAAGTGCTGGTCGAGATCATGGCCACCGGCATCTGCCACACCGATGCCTACACGCTGGACGGGCTCGACTCCGAAGGCATCTTCCCGAGCGTCCTCGGCCATGAAGGCGCGGGCATCGTGCGCGAGGTGGGCGCAGGCGTCACCAGCGTGCAGCCGGGCGACCATGTCATCCCGCTCTACACGCCGGAATGCCGCCAGTGCAAAAGCTGCCTGTCAGGCAAGACGAACCTCTGCACCGCGATCCGCGCCACGCAGGGCAAGGGCCTAATGCCGGACGGCACGACGCGCTTCTCCTACAAGGGCCAGCCGATCTATCACTACATGGGCTGCTCGACCTTCTCGAACTTTACCGTCCTGCCGGAGATCGCGGTCGCGAAAATCCGCACCGACGCGCCCTTCGACAAGGCCTGCTATGTCGGCTGCGGCGTGACGACCGGCGTTGGCGCCGTCACCAACACGGCCAAGGTCCAGGTGGGCGACAATGTCGTCGTGTTTGGCCTCGGCGGCATCGGCCTGAACGTGCTGCAAGGCGCGAAGATGGCAGGGGCCGACAAGATCATCGGCGTCGACATCAACGACTCCAAGAAGGAGTGGGGCGAGAAATTCGGCATGACGCATTTCGTCAATCCGAAGAACACCAAGGACGTCGTCGCCCATCTCGTGGAGCTGACCGATGGCGGCGCGGACTATTCCTTCGACTGTACCGGCAATACGGATGTGATGCGCCAGGCGCTGGAATGCTGCCATCGCGGCTGGGGCACCTCGATCATCATCGGCGTGGCCGAGGCCGGCAAGGAAATCAGCACACGGCCGTTCCAGCTGGTGACGGGCCGCAACTGGCGCGGCACGGCCTTCGGCGGCGCCAAGGGCCGCACCGACGTGCCGAAGATCGTCGACTGGTACATGAACGGCAAGATCCAGATCGACCCGATGATCACGCACGTCATGAAGCTCGACAAGATCAACGACGCCTTCGACCTGATGCATTCGGGCGAGAGCATCCGGTCTGTGGTGGTGTACGACTAA
- a CDS encoding ribosomal protein L7/L12: protein MARKHGKTGMEAYLDKILQPEVLFTLFAAYILGRMTAGRRARDNGLSPTPPTPKEIKAALDRVTMSKWLEIDAELDARKKIRAIKLLRNATGLGLKDSKHAIEERERKRDLRLH, encoded by the coding sequence ATGGCCCGCAAGCACGGAAAGACCGGCATGGAAGCCTATCTCGACAAGATCCTTCAGCCAGAGGTCCTGTTCACCCTGTTTGCGGCATACATTCTGGGCCGGATGACCGCAGGCCGGCGCGCGCGGGACAACGGCCTCTCGCCCACCCCGCCAACGCCGAAAGAGATCAAGGCCGCGCTGGACCGCGTGACCATGTCGAAATGGCTCGAAATCGATGCCGAACTCGATGCGCGCAAGAAGATCCGCGCCATCAAGCTGCTGCGCAACGCGACCGGCCTCGGCCTGAAGGATTCCAAGCACGCCATCGAGGAACGCGAGCGCAAACGCGACCTGAGGCTGCATTGA
- a CDS encoding PTS sugar transporter subunit IIA: MIGIVVVSHGKLSKELVAATEHVVGEQMRFKSISIEAEDDIEARREQIRDTAKACDVGLGVIILTDMFGGTPSNLAMSIMGSGNIEVISGVNLPMLIKLAEVRDELPLSEAAQTAADAGRRYINIASELLAKSN; the protein is encoded by the coding sequence ATGATCGGCATCGTCGTCGTCAGCCACGGCAAACTCTCGAAGGAACTGGTCGCCGCCACGGAGCATGTCGTGGGCGAACAGATGCGATTCAAGTCGATTTCCATCGAGGCCGAAGATGATATCGAGGCCCGGCGCGAGCAGATCCGCGACACGGCCAAGGCCTGTGACGTTGGCCTGGGGGTCATTATCCTCACCGACATGTTCGGCGGCACGCCCTCGAACCTCGCCATGTCGATCATGGGATCCGGCAATATCGAAGTGATTTCGGGCGTGAACCTGCCCATGCTGATCAAGCTGGCCGAAGTGCGCGACGAACTCCCGCTCAGCGAAGCAGCCCAGACCGCTGCGGATGCGGGCCGGCGCTACATCAACATCGCCTCCGAACTCCTCGCAAAATCCAATTGA
- a CDS encoding rhodanese-like domain-containing protein, whose translation MGLFDRLFGGGKPAIPQIDPATANDRLRKKQLVLIDVRTESEWQDGVPKGAHMVTLGDPRMADKIYGYMKEDASKPVAVICRSGMRSGRAAKLLAGAGFTDVSNVRGGMMAWRSANLPVKPYRK comes from the coding sequence ATGGGTTTGTTCGACAGGCTTTTCGGCGGTGGCAAGCCTGCCATCCCCCAGATTGATCCGGCCACGGCGAATGACCGCCTGCGCAAGAAGCAACTGGTCCTGATCGACGTGCGCACGGAAAGCGAATGGCAGGACGGCGTGCCAAAAGGCGCCCACATGGTTACGCTGGGCGACCCGCGCATGGCCGACAAGATCTATGGCTATATGAAGGAAGACGCCTCCAAACCGGTGGCCGTCATCTGCCGGTCAGGCATGCGGTCCGGCCGGGCTGCGAAACTGCTGGCCGGGGCCGGGTTCACCGATGTCAGCAATGTGCGCGGCGGCATGATGGCGTGGAGGTCGGCAAACCTGCCGGTGAAGCCTTACCGCAAATGA
- the dapB gene encoding 4-hydroxy-tetrahydrodipicolinate reductase, which yields MTDQTSDSFSVAIAGVAGRMGRQLAAVSHRHGLTVAGGTEIAGSPHLDTDIGDLSGIPNLGVKPASDPVTAAAKADVWFDFTRPAATIAALEALKHTPVRVAIIGTTGFSPAEEKALEAAAGGLSIVKSGSFALGIKMLETLIRRAAASLGPDWDIEVLETHHNKKVDAPSGTALMLGEAAAEGRGGTLDDLRTGPYDGPDAAREPGKIGFSVRRMGGVIGEHSVSFGSDTEIVTLSHTSLDRAMFAEGALKAAKWALKQPPGLYSMDDVLGLSGNGA from the coding sequence ATGACCGACCAGACTTCCGATTCCTTCTCCGTTGCCATTGCCGGCGTCGCCGGCCGCATGGGCCGCCAGCTGGCTGCCGTGTCCCACCGCCACGGCCTGACCGTTGCCGGCGGGACGGAAATTGCCGGCTCGCCGCATCTCGACACCGACATCGGCGACCTGTCCGGCATTCCGAATCTGGGCGTGAAGCCTGCGTCCGATCCGGTCACCGCAGCGGCCAAGGCCGATGTCTGGTTCGATTTCACCCGCCCCGCCGCCACGATCGCGGCGCTGGAAGCGCTGAAACATACGCCCGTACGTGTTGCCATCATTGGCACGACAGGCTTTTCGCCCGCCGAAGAAAAGGCGCTGGAAGCGGCTGCCGGGGGCCTCTCCATTGTGAAGTCCGGCAGCTTTGCGCTGGGCATCAAGATGCTCGAAACCCTGATCCGCCGCGCGGCCGCCAGCCTCGGCCCGGACTGGGATATCGAAGTGCTGGAAACCCACCACAACAAGAAGGTGGATGCGCCGTCCGGCACGGCCCTGATGCTGGGCGAAGCGGCTGCAGAAGGCCGTGGCGGCACGCTGGATGACCTGCGTACAGGGCCATATGATGGCCCGGATGCCGCCCGCGAACCCGGCAAGATCGGCTTCTCTGTCCGCCGCATGGGCGGCGTGATCGGCGAGCATTCGGTCAGCTTCGGATCCGACACGGAAATCGTCACGCTCAGCCACACATCGCTCGACCGGGCCATGTTTGCCGAAGGGGCGCTGAAAGCCGCCAAATGGGCCCTGAAACAGCCGCCCGGCCTTTACAGCATGGACGATGTGCTGGGGCTTTCAGGCAACGGCGCCTGA
- the fghA gene encoding S-formylglutathione hydrolase, translating to MKTTEVSSWKSFGGNLSVYDHESEVLDCTMRFAVYTPPQAADGPVPVLWYLSGLTCSWANVMEKSGLQRAAAEHGIMIIAPDTSPRGEGVPDDEAYDLGQGAGFYLTATQAPWAKHFKMDQYITDELPKLVAAEIKNADMGKQGIFGHSMGGHGAITLHLKHPETYKTCSAFSPITSPARVPWGQKAFKAYLGPVSVAWEQYDSTELVKERQSRARILVDTGTADTFLEKELKPEIFIDACMANGQALDYRMREGYGHDYYFIATFMAEHIAHHAAGLKE from the coding sequence GTGAAAACAACTGAAGTCTCTTCCTGGAAATCCTTTGGCGGAAATCTTTCCGTGTACGATCATGAGTCGGAGGTGCTGGATTGCACGATGCGGTTTGCGGTCTATACGCCGCCGCAGGCGGCCGACGGCCCGGTGCCGGTGCTGTGGTATCTGTCGGGCCTGACCTGCAGCTGGGCGAACGTGATGGAGAAGTCCGGCCTGCAGCGCGCCGCGGCCGAGCATGGCATCATGATCATCGCGCCGGACACCAGCCCGCGCGGCGAAGGCGTGCCGGACGACGAGGCCTATGACCTTGGCCAGGGCGCGGGCTTTTACCTCACCGCCACGCAGGCACCCTGGGCGAAGCATTTCAAGATGGACCAGTACATCACGGATGAGCTGCCGAAACTGGTCGCGGCAGAGATCAAGAATGCCGACATGGGAAAACAGGGGATTTTCGGCCACTCCATGGGCGGGCACGGGGCGATCACCCTGCACCTGAAGCATCCGGAAACCTACAAGACCTGTTCGGCCTTCAGCCCGATCACCAGCCCGGCGCGCGTGCCGTGGGGCCAGAAGGCGTTCAAGGCCTATCTCGGACCGGTCTCGGTCGCGTGGGAACAGTACGACTCAACCGAACTGGTGAAGGAACGCCAGAGCCGGGCGCGCATTCTGGTCGACACCGGCACAGCAGACACGTTCCTGGAAAAGGAGCTGAAGCCGGAAATCTTCATCGACGCCTGCATGGCCAACGGCCAGGCACTCGATTACCGGATGCGCGAGGGCTACGGCCACGACTATTACTTCATCGCGACCTTCATGGCGGAGCACATTGCCCACCATGCGGCTGGCCTGAAAGAATAG
- the hemN gene encoding oxygen-independent coproporphyrinogen III oxidase, with protein sequence MKQAWKTFATRPVPRYTSYPTAADFSPRVAGDEARAWAASVTPDAPISVYMHVPFCEKLCFYCGCATSVPNGYRRIGTYLETLHQEIDVWAKALGPHAGMAHLHFGGGSPNALSAEDFKALVAHAEEAFGTQPGMEVAVEVDPRTLTPDFIEAMAEAGVSRVSFGVQTLAPKVQEAVGRIQPKELLVDGIERLRAVGIHAINMDLMYGLPFQTVEDVVEAARFAAEMGAARVSFFGYAHVPWFAKHQSAIDESALPGLEERFRQAEAGAAALTGAGFHAIGLDHFAAQTDPLTRAARGGTLRRNFQGYTDDPCDTLIGIGSTSISQFRQGYVQNFKSRTAWAAAVEDGRLPSERGIELTEDDRLRGRAIEKLMCQLWVDVDVTCREMGAAPGALDDALETARFLESAGLCRIDGSVVSVPKESRLLLRTVAQCFDGRYKPVEARHAKAV encoded by the coding sequence ATGAAACAGGCATGGAAGACCTTCGCGACGCGGCCGGTTCCGCGCTATACGAGTTACCCCACGGCGGCGGATTTCAGCCCCCGTGTGGCCGGGGACGAGGCGCGCGCCTGGGCGGCATCCGTGACGCCGGACGCCCCGATCTCCGTCTATATGCATGTGCCCTTCTGCGAGAAGCTCTGCTTCTATTGCGGCTGTGCCACCAGCGTGCCGAACGGTTACCGCCGGATCGGCACCTATCTGGAAACGCTGCACCAGGAGATCGACGTCTGGGCGAAGGCGCTGGGCCCGCATGCCGGCATGGCGCACCTGCACTTTGGCGGCGGGTCACCGAACGCGCTTTCCGCGGAAGACTTCAAGGCGCTCGTGGCGCACGCAGAAGAGGCCTTCGGCACGCAGCCCGGTATGGAAGTCGCCGTCGAGGTCGACCCGCGCACCCTGACGCCGGACTTCATCGAGGCCATGGCGGAGGCAGGCGTCAGCCGCGTCAGCTTCGGCGTGCAGACCCTTGCCCCGAAAGTGCAGGAAGCCGTCGGCCGTATCCAGCCGAAAGAATTGCTGGTCGATGGCATAGAGCGCCTGCGCGCCGTCGGCATCCACGCCATCAATATGGACCTGATGTACGGCCTGCCGTTCCAGACGGTGGAAGACGTGGTCGAAGCGGCCCGCTTCGCTGCCGAGATGGGCGCCGCGCGCGTCTCCTTCTTCGGCTATGCGCATGTGCCGTGGTTCGCCAAGCACCAGTCCGCCATCGACGAATCCGCCCTGCCCGGCCTGGAAGAACGCTTCCGGCAGGCAGAGGCCGGCGCCGCGGCGCTGACCGGCGCCGGGTTCCACGCCATCGGGCTGGACCATTTCGCCGCGCAGACAGACCCGCTGACCCGCGCCGCCCGGGGCGGCACGCTGCGCCGGAACTTTCAGGGCTATACGGACGATCCGTGCGATACGCTGATCGGCATTGGCTCGACCTCGATTTCGCAATTCCGTCAGGGCTATGTGCAGAACTTCAAGTCGCGCACGGCATGGGCGGCGGCGGTCGAAGACGGACGCCTGCCGTCAGAGCGCGGCATCGAACTGACGGAAGACGACCGTCTGCGCGGCCGCGCAATCGAAAAGCTTATGTGTCAGCTCTGGGTGGATGTGGACGTAACTTGCCGCGAGATGGGCGCCGCGCCCGGCGCACTGGACGACGCGCTGGAAACGGCCCGGTTCCTGGAGTCTGCCGGCCTTTGCCGCATTGATGGCAGCGTCGTCAGTGTGCCGAAGGAATCCCGGCTCCTCCTGCGCACGGTCGCCCAGTGTTTCGACGGCCGGTACAAGCCGGTTGAGGCGCGCCACGCCAAGGCGGTGTAG
- a CDS encoding HPr family phosphocarrier protein — protein MTEARQSVTIVNRKGLHARASAKLSKLASEFQSTVVVSHEGQKADARSIMDLLMLVAAQGCEVELAANGPDAAEAVTAIASLIADGFGESGEADVLY, from the coding sequence GTGACCGAAGCCCGCCAAAGCGTGACCATCGTCAACCGCAAAGGCCTGCACGCGCGCGCATCCGCCAAGCTGTCAAAGCTGGCCAGCGAGTTCCAGTCGACGGTCGTCGTCAGCCATGAAGGCCAGAAAGCCGACGCCCGCTCGATCATGGACCTGCTGATGCTGGTCGCCGCGCAGGGCTGCGAAGTGGAACTGGCGGCCAACGGCCCCGACGCGGCCGAAGCCGTGACCGCCATCGCCAGCCTGATCGCCGACGGCTTCGGCGAAAGCGGCGAAGCCGACGTGTTGTACTAA
- a CDS encoding glutathione S-transferase family protein — MPAYTLYGAEVSYFTGKARAYLRWRGADFEEQIATQQVYRDIILPNVGWPVIPVMKMPDGTIVQDTADIIEQVEAAEHRLPPVLPATPLQRFVALLLQLYGDEWLTLPAMHYRWTYNEDWAYSEFGALSAPQLSRPEQYEIGKKNGQRFKGALPVLGVHPETIPGIERSYEAFLGEFSRHLDAHPFLLGERPCLADFSLIGPLYAHLYRDPKSGELMKLLAPAVAEWVERTHAGEAGTGELAADDTIPETLLPILRRQMREQLPALMETNELFAGWAADVSSGTPVPRAFGEIIVTIEDHAGPAAARSFPLWRLQAALDAYEAMDADAKARADKLLSSIGGSALRTFQLPARLARKDCRLVLA, encoded by the coding sequence ATGCCAGCTTACACGCTCTACGGCGCCGAGGTCAGCTATTTCACCGGCAAGGCCCGCGCCTATCTGCGCTGGCGGGGGGCGGACTTCGAGGAACAGATCGCCACGCAGCAGGTCTACCGCGACATCATCCTGCCGAATGTCGGCTGGCCCGTGATCCCGGTCATGAAGATGCCGGACGGCACCATCGTGCAGGACACCGCCGACATCATCGAACAGGTCGAGGCCGCAGAGCACCGCCTGCCGCCCGTCCTGCCCGCGACGCCGCTGCAGCGTTTCGTTGCCCTGCTGCTGCAGCTCTATGGCGATGAATGGCTCACCCTGCCGGCCATGCACTATCGCTGGACCTATAATGAGGACTGGGCCTATTCCGAGTTCGGCGCCCTCTCCGCGCCCCAGCTCAGCCGGCCGGAACAGTATGAGATCGGCAAGAAGAACGGCCAGCGCTTCAAGGGCGCCCTGCCCGTCCTGGGTGTCCATCCGGAAACCATTCCCGGCATCGAGCGGAGCTATGAAGCCTTTCTCGGCGAATTCTCCCGCCACCTTGATGCGCACCCCTTCCTGCTCGGCGAGCGGCCTTGCCTCGCGGACTTCTCCCTGATCGGCCCGCTCTATGCCCACCTCTACCGCGATCCGAAATCCGGTGAGCTGATGAAGCTGCTCGCCCCGGCCGTGGCCGAATGGGTGGAGCGGACCCATGCCGGGGAAGCCGGCACGGGCGAGCTCGCCGCCGACGATACAATCCCGGAAACCCTGCTGCCGATCCTGCGGCGCCAGATGCGCGAACAGCTTCCGGCGCTGATGGAAACGAACGAGCTATTCGCAGGCTGGGCCGCCGACGTATCGTCCGGCACGCCGGTGCCGCGGGCCTTTGGCGAGATCATCGTCACCATCGAAGACCATGCCGGCCCGGCGGCGGCGCGCAGCTTCCCGCTCTGGCGGCTACAGGCCGCGCTGGATGCGTATGAGGCCATGGACGCCGATGCCAAGGCCCGCGCCGACAAGCTTCTGTCCTCGATTGGCGGCAGCGCGCTGCGGACCTTCCAGCTCCCTGCCCGGCTTGCCCGCAAGGATTGCCGGCTCGTCCTGGCCTGA
- the fumC gene encoding class II fumarate hydratase translates to MANTRTETDTMGPIEVADDVYWGAQAQRSLGNFKIGWEKQPEPVIRALGIVKKAAAQANMDLGKMDPEIGKVIVQVADEVIGGKLNDHFPLVVWQTGSGTQSNMNTNEVISNRAIEIMGGEKGSKKPVHPNDHVNMSQSSNDCFPTGMHIAAAEETVHRLIPALKHLHAALDAKAKAWADIIKIGRTHTQDATPVTLGQEFSGYAKQIENGIARIEMTLPMLMELAQGGTAVGTGLASPEGFADLVASKIAEITGLPFTSAPNKFEALAAHDALVMTHGAINTVAMSCFKIANDIRFLGSGPRSGLGELALPENEPGSSIMPGKVNPTQCEALTQVCAHIHGNNAAIGFAGSQGHFELNVFNPMMSYNFLQSVRLLADAAISFTDNCVVGIEPRLENIEKGLKNSLMLVTPLKEKFGYDRAAKIAKTAHKNGTTLREEAIKDGIPAEDFDAIVRPEKMIGPDPK, encoded by the coding sequence ATGGCCAATACCCGCACCGAAACCGATACGATGGGCCCCATCGAGGTCGCCGATGATGTCTACTGGGGCGCCCAGGCCCAGCGCAGCCTCGGAAACTTCAAGATCGGCTGGGAAAAGCAGCCGGAACCGGTGATCCGCGCCCTCGGCATCGTCAAGAAGGCGGCCGCGCAGGCGAACATGGATCTCGGCAAGATGGACCCGGAAATCGGCAAGGTGATCGTGCAGGTCGCCGATGAGGTGATCGGCGGCAAGCTGAACGATCATTTCCCGCTGGTCGTGTGGCAGACGGGCTCGGGCACCCAGTCCAACATGAACACGAACGAGGTCATCTCGAATCGTGCGATCGAGATCATGGGCGGCGAAAAGGGCTCGAAAAAGCCGGTCCACCCGAACGACCATGTGAACATGTCCCAGTCGTCGAACGATTGTTTCCCGACTGGCATGCATATCGCCGCCGCAGAAGAGACCGTGCACCGCCTGATCCCGGCGCTGAAGCACCTACACGCCGCGCTGGATGCCAAGGCGAAAGCCTGGGCGGACATCATCAAGATCGGCCGTACCCATACGCAGGACGCAACCCCGGTCACGCTCGGCCAGGAATTCTCCGGCTATGCCAAGCAGATCGAAAACGGCATTGCCCGCATCGAGATGACGCTGCCCATGCTGATGGAACTGGCGCAGGGCGGCACGGCCGTCGGCACGGGTCTCGCCTCACCGGAAGGCTTTGCCGATCTCGTCGCGTCGAAAATCGCCGAGATCACCGGCCTGCCGTTCACATCCGCCCCGAACAAGTTCGAGGCGCTGGCCGCGCATGACGCGCTGGTGATGACGCATGGTGCGATCAACACGGTTGCCATGTCCTGCTTCAAGATCGCCAACGACATCCGCTTCCTCGGCTCCGGTCCGCGTTCGGGCCTTGGCGAGCTGGCCCTGCCGGAGAACGAACCCGGTTCGTCCATCATGCCGGGCAAGGTGAACCCGACGCAGTGCGAAGCGCTGACCCAGGTCTGCGCGCACATCCACGGCAACAATGCCGCCATCGGCTTCGCCGGCAGCCAGGGCCATTTCGAGCTGAACGTGTTCAACCCGATGATGTCCTACAACTTCCTGCAGTCCGTGCGCCTGCTGGCGGATGCCGCGATCAGCTTCACCGACAATTGCGTTGTCGGCATCGAGCCGCGCCTCGAGAACATCGAGAAGGGCCTCAAGAACTCGCTGATGCTGGTGACGCCGCTGAAAGAGAAGTTCGGCTATGACCGCGCCGCGAAGATCGCCAAGACCGCCCACAAGAACGGCACCACGCTGCGTGAGGAAGCCATCAAGGACGGCATCCCGGCCGAAGACTTCGACGCCATCGTGCGCCCGGAGAAAATGATCGGGCCGGATCCGAAGTAG
- a CDS encoding DsrE family protein produces MTRIAVCAAALFTLAMPALAGPEAFQPGTVVPDYGKVAMIEGAELPADTVMKVAFDIGKAGPEDTISRSLETPARFLNMHAAAGVDPENLHVALIVHGAASADLLTDEARGAPNPNAGLIAELLAAGATIELCGQTSAMRDIAQEDLLPGVTIGLSAMSTHALLQQQGYTLNPF; encoded by the coding sequence ATGACCCGTATCGCCGTTTGCGCCGCCGCCCTGTTTACCCTTGCCATGCCCGCGCTGGCAGGGCCGGAGGCGTTCCAGCCGGGCACGGTGGTGCCGGACTATGGCAAGGTCGCCATGATCGAGGGGGCGGAGCTGCCGGCCGATACGGTGATGAAAGTGGCGTTCGACATCGGCAAGGCCGGGCCGGAAGATACCATCAGCCGCAGCCTGGAAACGCCGGCCCGGTTCCTGAACATGCATGCCGCTGCAGGCGTCGACCCGGAGAATCTGCATGTCGCGCTGATCGTGCATGGCGCGGCGAGTGCAGACCTGCTGACGGACGAGGCCCGCGGCGCGCCCAATCCGAATGCCGGCCTGATTGCCGAACTGCTGGCGGCGGGGGCGACGATCGAGCTGTGCGGGCAGACGTCCGCCATGCGGGACATCGCCCAGGAAGACCTGCTGCCGGGCGTGACCATCGGCCTGTCGGCCATGTCGACGCACGCCCTGCTGCAACAGCAAGGCTACACGCTGAACCCGTTCTGA
- a CDS encoding RidA family protein, with protein sequence MKPMFRTGGVAAMAAGMMALGGCVITDAESFKAAHTPDIEYYSAPTVAGMDLPFSKAVRVNDTIYLSGELGIDPETNDFAPGGTGPQTTQIFKNIERTLDEFDADLTDVVKCSVFLGDMQNYGEMNAAYDAALPDPKPARSTFGAGGLALGAELEIECLAIAP encoded by the coding sequence ATGAAACCCATGTTCAGGACGGGCGGCGTTGCCGCGATGGCTGCTGGTATGATGGCCCTTGGCGGCTGCGTCATTACCGATGCGGAAAGCTTTAAGGCGGCGCATACGCCGGACATCGAATATTATTCCGCCCCGACCGTGGCCGGGATGGACCTGCCATTCTCCAAGGCCGTGCGTGTGAACGACACGATCTACCTGTCCGGCGAACTGGGGATTGATCCGGAAACGAATGACTTCGCGCCGGGCGGCACCGGGCCGCAGACGACCCAGATTTTCAAGAATATCGAGCGCACGCTGGACGAGTTCGATGCAGACCTGACGGACGTGGTGAAGTGCAGCGTCTTCCTCGGCGACATGCAGAATTACGGCGAGATGAACGCGGCCTATGATGCGGCGCTGCCGGATCCGAAACCGGCCCGCTCCACTTTCGGGGCAGGCGGGCTTGCGTTGGGCGCGGAACTCGAAATCGAGTGCCTCGCCATCGCACCGTAA
- a CDS encoding VOC family protein encodes MFSHVMVGTNDLEKSKAFYDALFTAIGGREAITDPKGRLIYLHNGGTFLVTPPIDGQPATHANGGTIGFAAENPEQADAWHAAGVAAGGTPIEDPPGWREGGGMKLYLAYLRDPAGNKICAMCRG; translated from the coding sequence ATGTTCAGTCACGTCATGGTCGGCACGAACGACCTGGAGAAATCGAAGGCATTCTACGATGCCCTGTTCACCGCCATCGGCGGCCGGGAAGCGATCACCGACCCGAAAGGCCGCCTGATCTACCTGCACAATGGCGGCACGTTCCTGGTGACCCCGCCGATCGACGGCCAGCCGGCCACGCACGCCAATGGCGGCACGATCGGCTTTGCGGCCGAAAACCCGGAGCAGGCCGACGCCTGGCACGCAGCCGGCGTTGCCGCTGGCGGCACCCCGATCGAAGACCCGCCGGGCTGGCGCGAAGGCGGCGGCATGAAGCTGTACCTCGCTTACCTGCGCGATCCGGCCGGCAACAAGATCTGCGCCATGTGCCGCGGATAA
- a CDS encoding DUF1993 domain-containing protein codes for MSLVKRNLDIYRTRLVTLQNILGRAEAELFPDDPEKKALLTARLADDMLPLPNQVWFTCRQAELLLSKLNGTPMKEFESDKASFADLKAVVAETISRIEAQTDTKEDFAAGQTPLEIPGFPTVSMSGQAYIDEWLTPNFYFHFVTAYDILRAEGLAIGKADYMSHLVPLLSGAAAS; via the coding sequence ATGAGCCTCGTTAAACGCAATCTCGACATCTATCGCACGCGCCTGGTTACCCTGCAGAACATCCTTGGCCGGGCGGAGGCGGAGCTGTTTCCGGATGATCCGGAGAAGAAAGCGCTGCTGACGGCGCGGCTGGCCGACGACATGCTGCCGCTGCCGAACCAGGTCTGGTTCACCTGCCGTCAGGCGGAGCTGCTGCTGAGCAAGCTGAACGGTACGCCGATGAAGGAGTTCGAAAGCGACAAGGCGAGCTTTGCCGACCTGAAAGCCGTGGTCGCCGAAACGATCTCGCGGATCGAGGCGCAGACCGACACGAAAGAGGATTTCGCCGCCGGTCAGACGCCGCTGGAAATTCCCGGCTTCCCGACGGTGTCGATGTCCGGGCAGGCCTATATCGACGAGTGGCTGACGCCGAACTTCTATTTCCACTTCGTCACGGCCTACGACATCCTGCGGGCAGAGGGGCTGGCGATCGGCAAGGCGGACTATATGAGCCATCTTGTGCCGCTGCTGTCGGGGGCCGCCGCCAGCTGA